The genomic interval CGCGACGTCGCGGGTCACCGGGCAGCAGGTGAAGCGGACCGCTGCGGGCGCGGAGGGCCACACGCTCGACCACTACTCGGCGGCTGCGGCGGACGAGCACATCAGGCGGGTCGCCGAGCCGCTGCTGCAGGCGGCGACTCCTGAGCTGCTCGGGTCGGTGTTCTGCGACAGCCTCGAGGTGTACGGCGCGGACTGGACGCCGGGGATCTTCGACGAGTTCGCCAAGCGCCGGGGCTACGAGTTGCGACCGCGGCTGTACGAGCTGCTCGTCGACGCCGACGAGTCGAGGCAGGTGCGGATCGACTTCGGGCGGACGTTGTCGGAGCTGTACGAGGACAACTTCCTGAAGGTGTTCCAGCGCTGGGCGGCCGGGCACGGCGTACCGTTCCGCATCCAGAGCTACGGCGAGCCGCCGGCGACGATGAGCAGCTACCGGTTCGCGGACCTGTTCGAGGGCGAGGGCTGGGGCTGGACGCGGATCCCGGAAACGCGCTGGGCGTCGTCGGCCGCCAACCTGTACGGGCGGTCGGTCGTGTCGGCGGAGGTCTGGACGTGGGTGCACTCGCCGTCGTTCCGCGCAACGCCGCTCGATCTTCAAGGCGAGGCGCACGAACACTTCCTGTCCGGCGTCAACCAGCTCATCGGGCACGGCTGGCCGTACTCGCCGTCGAACGGTCCCGGCCTCGGCTGGATCTTCTACGCAGCCGGCGCCCTCGACGACCGCAACCCATGGTGGCCGGCGGCAACTGATCTGTTCGCCTCGCTGCACCGGCTGTCCTGGCTCCTCCAGCAAGGTACGCCGGTGCGCCCGGTCAAGATCTACATCCCGGCGTCCGACGCGTACGCCGGGGCAGGCGGTCCCGAGCCGCTCAACCTGTACCGCGTCGTACGCCGCCTGATCCCGGAGAGCGCTCCCCGGACGATCCGGGAAGCGGGGCTGGACTTCGACCTGATCGACGACGACGCGCTCACGATCCTCGACCCCGCCGACGCCCCACTGGTCGTCGTACCCGAAGGGACGACCACGCCGGTCGGGACCCAACGCTGGCTGGATGCAGTCCGCGCGGCGGGCGGCACGGTCATCACCGACGTCGCCACCCTCGCGGACCATCTCCCGCCGGCGCCGATCATCCCGCAGCAGGACATCGGGGTAGTCCATCGCCGCCTCGACGATGGCGACATCTACTTCGTCGCCAACACCGGCTCCGAGCCGCGCACACTGACCTTCGAACACCCGATGGAACAGTGGAGAGCGCTCTCTGACGAGATCACCACCACCCGCACCACGACCCTCCACCCCTACGAGGCAGTCGTCCTGGTCCCCACCGCCTCACCTGAGGCAACTGCTTCGGCCGGCGTCGAGGACCAGTTGGTCGGTGCAGTTCTAGGTCAATGGTCGGTTGCCTTTGACAACGACGTCCGTCCGGTGACACTCCCCCATCGCTGGGAGGACGACCCGGCGCTGGCGACGTACTCGGGCGCAGCGACGTACCAGACCGATCTCCACCTACCCGACACGGACGGCAGGCTGTTCCTGGACTTCGGCCCCGGCGAGCACGTAGCGCCGGACAGCGAGCCCTATCTCCCGCCCAACTCCTACCGCGCCCTCATCACCCCACCCGTCGGTGTGGCCGCCGAGATCTGGCTCAACGACACCCGGTGCGGGACGCTCTGGGCGCCGCCGTACCGCGTCGACCTCACCGACGCCGCCCGACCGGGCACCAACACCCTACGCATCGTCGTACACAACACCGCCGCGAACGCGCTCTCCGCCGACCAGCACCTGCTGGACACCGCGGCAGACGTCACGGCCGAGTTCGGCCGCCGCTTCGATCTCCAGCACGTCGAGCGCGCGGCCGACTACCTCAACTCCGGCCTGCTCGCCGTACCGACGATCGTCCGGGCGTCACGGAGAACCAGCTAGTCCGCGGGGCGCGCCTCGGCGAGGCGTTCGTGGTGGTGGATGACCTCGGCGATGACGAAGGCGAGGAACTTCTCGGCGAAGACCGGGTCGAGACCGGATTCGGCGGCGAGGGCACGGAGCCGGGCCACCTGGGCCTGTTCGCGGGACTTGTCGGCCGGCGGCATCCCCGTCCTGGCCTTGAGGGCACCGACCTGCTGCGTGCATTTGAAGCGCTCGGCCAGCAGGTGGATCAGCGCGGCGTCGATGTTGTCGATGCTGCTGCGGAGCCGCGTGAGCTCCTCGGTGGCGTTGTCTGCGATCACAGCCGTCAGGCCTGATCCAGGAAGCGGTCCAGGACGCGGGAGCCGAACTCGAGGGCCGACGTCGGCACCCGCTCGTCGATGCCGTGGAACATGCCCATGAAGTCCAGGTCCGGCGGCAGCTGCAGCGGCACGAACCCGAAGCACCGCACTCCG from Kribbella sp. NBC_00709 carries:
- a CDS encoding chorismate mutase, with amino-acid sequence MIADNATEELTRLRSSIDNIDAALIHLLAERFKCTQQVGALKARTGMPPADKSREQAQVARLRALAAESGLDPVFAEKFLAFVIAEVIHHHERLAEARPAD
- a CDS encoding glycosyl hydrolase: MATVDDVRRQFRNPPPEGRPMMRWWWFGPSVERDELDRELRAMAAAGLGGVEVAFVYPMGPVTAPFGSPELLELVGHAARTAHSLGLRFDVTLGSGWSYGGGHIGPEHAARQLHWDRREIGAAAYDVPVVAAWPGDEFVAAFVGDGSSPSSYVEVPVSDGTVHVPAGGQPREVLIATSRVTGQQVKRTAAGAEGHTLDHYSAAAADEHIRRVAEPLLQAATPELLGSVFCDSLEVYGADWTPGIFDEFAKRRGYELRPRLYELLVDADESRQVRIDFGRTLSELYEDNFLKVFQRWAAGHGVPFRIQSYGEPPATMSSYRFADLFEGEGWGWTRIPETRWASSAANLYGRSVVSAEVWTWVHSPSFRATPLDLQGEAHEHFLSGVNQLIGHGWPYSPSNGPGLGWIFYAAGALDDRNPWWPAATDLFASLHRLSWLLQQGTPVRPVKIYIPASDAYAGAGGPEPLNLYRVVRRLIPESAPRTIREAGLDFDLIDDDALTILDPADAPLVVVPEGTTTPVGTQRWLDAVRAAGGTVITDVATLADHLPPAPIIPQQDIGVVHRRLDDGDIYFVANTGSEPRTLTFEHPMEQWRALSDEITTTRTTTLHPYEAVVLVPTASPEATASAGVEDQLVGAVLGQWSVAFDNDVRPVTLPHRWEDDPALATYSGAATYQTDLHLPDTDGRLFLDFGPGEHVAPDSEPYLPPNSYRALITPPVGVAAEIWLNDTRCGTLWAPPYRVDLTDAARPGTNTLRIVVHNTAANALSADQHLLDTAADVTAEFGRRFDLQHVERAADYLNSGLLAVPTIVRASRRTS